Proteins encoded within one genomic window of Xylophilus sp. GOD-11R:
- the hemE gene encoding uroporphyrinogen decarboxylase, whose translation MASIPTSCAPSSATSSANPSAFAPLQNDTFLRACRRQATDYTPVWLMRQAGRYLPEYRATRARAGSFMGLATNPDYATEVTLQPLERFPLDAAILFSDILTVPDAMGLGLSFAEGEGPRFARPLRDDAAVAALEVPDMERLRYVFDAVSSIRRALQGRVPLIGFSGSPWTLACYMVEGAGSSDYQRIKTMLYARPDLLHRILEINARSVTAYLNAQIDAGAQAVMVFDSWGGVLADGAFQAFSMAYTAQVLAGLKRHGADGQDVPRIVFTKGGGLWLAEMGALDCEVLGLDWTVNLGAARAAVGGAKALQGNIDPNVLFAPPPQIEAEVRRVLDSFGAPHTAASSTGPTHIFNLGHGISQHTPPDHVASLVRAVHDHSRAQRRR comes from the coding sequence ATGGCTTCCATCCCCACCTCTTGCGCCCCTTCATCCGCCACGTCGTCCGCAAACCCGTCCGCTTTCGCGCCACTGCAGAACGACACCTTCCTGCGCGCATGCCGCCGCCAGGCCACCGACTACACCCCTGTCTGGCTGATGCGCCAGGCCGGCCGCTATCTGCCGGAGTACCGCGCCACCCGGGCCCGCGCCGGCAGCTTCATGGGCCTGGCGACCAACCCCGACTACGCGACCGAGGTCACGCTGCAGCCGCTGGAGCGCTTTCCGCTCGACGCCGCGATCCTGTTCTCCGACATCCTCACCGTGCCCGACGCCATGGGCCTGGGCCTGTCTTTCGCCGAAGGCGAGGGTCCGCGTTTCGCCCGACCGTTGCGCGACGACGCCGCCGTCGCCGCGCTGGAAGTGCCCGACATGGAGCGTCTGCGCTACGTCTTCGACGCGGTCAGCTCCATCCGCCGCGCGCTGCAGGGCCGCGTTCCGCTGATCGGCTTCTCCGGCAGCCCGTGGACCCTGGCCTGCTACATGGTCGAGGGCGCGGGCTCGTCCGACTACCAGCGGATCAAGACCATGCTCTATGCGCGTCCCGACCTGCTGCACCGCATCCTGGAGATCAATGCCCGCTCGGTCACCGCCTACCTCAACGCGCAGATCGACGCCGGCGCCCAGGCGGTGATGGTGTTCGACAGCTGGGGCGGCGTGCTGGCCGACGGCGCGTTCCAGGCCTTCAGCATGGCCTACACCGCCCAGGTGCTCGCCGGACTCAAGCGCCACGGTGCGGACGGACAGGACGTGCCCCGCATCGTCTTCACCAAGGGCGGCGGCCTGTGGCTGGCCGAGATGGGCGCGCTCGACTGCGAAGTGCTGGGCCTGGACTGGACCGTCAACCTCGGCGCCGCCCGTGCGGCCGTGGGCGGTGCCAAGGCGCTGCAGGGCAACATCGATCCCAACGTGCTGTTCGCGCCGCCGCCGCAAATCGAGGCCGAGGTCCGTCGCGTGCTCGACAGCTTCGGCGCGCCGCATACCGCTGCGAGCTCGACCGGCCCGACGCATATCTTCAATCTCGGCCACGGCATCAGCCAGCACACGCCGCCCGACCACGTCGCCAGTTTGGTGCGGGCGGTTCACGATCACTCGCGCGCCCAGCGGCGCCGCTGA
- a CDS encoding protein-disulfide reductase DsbD family protein, translated as MYRIAAQARRFLFAVLTLVAGGSACAQLLSTTRAPVAPASLETPHVRAELVVAAPEGVVPGGRFQAALRIVHQPHWHTYWLNPGDSGLPTQLNWTLPTGLSASAVHWPLPRRIPIGPLANYGYEDTVLLPVTIEVAPDFRPPIGRDSVLLSLQAQWLVCRQECIPEQGELALELPVRSSTAMQSAEFAAAAAARPQDLPSALTARVDADGLVLTTSALPAPLRGKTIEVFPETPGITEPSADPVQSWQDAAWTARIALAAHRSESPATLAVLLVATGPDGRREGWRGKAAVAGSWPPAAAVATVPAALQSALDDNGAASDVAPLPAQAAPLPTWLAALGAALVGGLLLNLMPCVFPVLAVKLVGFARHGTAPRTGRIAGLAYTAGVVLSFVALGALVLALRLAGVQLGWGFQLQSPAVVAGMAALFTLLGLNLAGVFEFGMWVPRGLAGRAIHHPVADAFFSGALAVAIASPCTAPFMGASLGLALGLPAAQALPVFAVMGLGMALPYLLASWIPALAGALPKPGAWMETFRRLMAFPMFATVAWLVWVLGQQAGIDGAGALLLLLVAGAAVIWALGLHGGGRAWLGSGLAVVFIALAVTLGPRAVQALPPGPVGVSADANARWQPWSEERTRTLLAEGRPVFVDFTASWCVTCQVNERTTLADAGVVAAFEQKRVATLRADWTRQDPAITRALRSLGRSGVPVYVLHAPGRPPQVLTELLGRDEVKAALAALPDR; from the coding sequence ATGTATCGCATCGCCGCGCAAGCCCGCCGTTTCCTGTTCGCCGTCCTCACCCTGGTCGCTGGCGGCAGCGCCTGCGCGCAGCTGCTGTCCACGACACGTGCTCCGGTCGCCCCCGCCTCGCTGGAGACACCGCACGTGCGCGCCGAACTCGTCGTCGCCGCGCCGGAAGGCGTCGTGCCCGGCGGCAGGTTCCAGGCCGCACTGCGCATCGTCCATCAGCCGCACTGGCACACCTACTGGCTCAATCCGGGCGACTCGGGCCTGCCGACCCAGCTGAACTGGACGCTGCCCACGGGCCTGTCGGCCAGCGCGGTGCACTGGCCGCTGCCACGCCGCATCCCCATCGGGCCGCTGGCGAACTACGGCTACGAAGACACCGTGCTGCTGCCGGTGACGATCGAGGTCGCGCCGGACTTCCGCCCGCCGATCGGTCGAGACAGCGTGCTGCTGTCGCTGCAGGCGCAATGGCTGGTCTGCCGCCAGGAATGCATTCCGGAGCAGGGCGAGCTGGCGCTGGAGCTGCCCGTGCGCAGCAGCACCGCGATGCAGTCGGCCGAATTTGCCGCCGCCGCCGCCGCGCGGCCACAGGACTTGCCGTCCGCGCTGACGGCACGGGTCGACGCCGACGGCCTCGTGCTCACCACCTCCGCCCTGCCCGCACCGTTGCGCGGCAAGACGATCGAGGTGTTCCCCGAAACCCCGGGCATCACCGAGCCCTCCGCCGACCCGGTGCAGTCCTGGCAGGACGCCGCCTGGACCGCCCGCATCGCTCTCGCCGCGCACCGCAGCGAATCTCCCGCCACGCTGGCCGTGCTGCTGGTGGCGACCGGCCCGGACGGCCGGCGCGAAGGCTGGCGCGGCAAAGCGGCGGTCGCCGGCAGCTGGCCGCCGGCCGCCGCGGTCGCCACCGTGCCTGCAGCGCTCCAGTCGGCCCTCGACGACAACGGGGCCGCATCCGACGTCGCGCCGCTGCCCGCCCAGGCCGCGCCCCTGCCGACCTGGCTCGCCGCTCTTGGTGCGGCGCTCGTCGGTGGCTTGCTGCTCAACCTGATGCCGTGCGTGTTTCCGGTACTCGCGGTCAAGCTCGTCGGCTTCGCACGGCACGGCACGGCACCGCGCACCGGCCGCATCGCTGGCTTGGCCTATACCGCCGGCGTGGTGCTGTCTTTCGTCGCGCTGGGCGCACTGGTGCTCGCCCTGCGACTGGCCGGCGTCCAGCTGGGCTGGGGTTTCCAGCTGCAATCACCGGCGGTGGTCGCGGGCATGGCGGCGCTGTTCACCTTGCTCGGACTCAATCTGGCCGGCGTCTTCGAATTCGGCATGTGGGTGCCGCGCGGTCTGGCGGGCCGGGCGATCCACCATCCGGTGGCCGACGCATTCTTCTCCGGTGCGCTGGCGGTGGCGATCGCATCGCCCTGCACCGCGCCTTTCATGGGCGCCTCGCTCGGGCTGGCGCTCGGCCTGCCGGCGGCGCAGGCCTTGCCGGTCTTCGCCGTGATGGGCCTGGGCATGGCTTTGCCGTATCTCCTCGCATCGTGGATCCCGGCGCTGGCGGGTGCACTGCCCAAACCGGGCGCCTGGATGGAGACCTTCCGCCGCCTGATGGCGTTTCCCATGTTCGCCACCGTCGCGTGGCTGGTGTGGGTGCTGGGGCAGCAAGCGGGCATCGACGGCGCCGGTGCCCTGCTGCTGCTGCTGGTGGCGGGCGCCGCGGTGATCTGGGCACTGGGCCTTCACGGCGGCGGCCGAGCATGGCTCGGCTCGGGGCTGGCGGTCGTCTTCATCGCGCTGGCCGTCACGCTCGGCCCCCGCGCGGTGCAGGCCTTGCCACCGGGCCCGGTCGGCGTCAGCGCAGACGCCAACGCCCGCTGGCAACCCTGGAGCGAGGAGCGCACCCGCACGCTGCTGGCCGAAGGCCGCCCGGTCTTCGTCGATTTCACCGCCAGCTGGTGCGTCACCTGCCAGGTCAACGAGCGCACCACGCTGGCCGACGCCGGCGTGGTCGCCGCCTTCGAGCAAAAGCGCGTCGCCACGCTGCGGGCCGACTGGACACGCCAGGACCCGGCCATCACCCGGGCACTGCGTTCGCTCGGTCGCAGCGGCGTGCCGGTATATGTGCTGCACGCACCCGGCCGGCCTCCGCAGGTGCTGACCGAGCTGCTCGGGCGCGACGAGGTGAAGGCCGCGCTGGCGGCACTGCCGGACCGCTGA
- a CDS encoding efflux transporter outer membrane subunit, producing the protein MRTKQLRLAAIPAIPLVAALVLAGCATGSKEPYQSAAINVPATWAHGSVAKPSVDPTTGVVTAPRDIQALTGRWWTAFGDPTLDQLVDAAIARNNDLAAAGFRVRAAQLQAGIAQANLRPTLSGGLNTGVSRALDGGPSSRTNTLSLGASYEVDLWNRLGSLRDIAQWEAQATEQDRESSAQALAGTTATLYWQLRYLGQRVAVAQSSTAYAERTLALVQTQFTAGSVSPLEVAEARQTVSSQRAALALLEQQRVEAGNALALLFDGTLPPVFGEIAQALPTGALPAIPEGVPADVLARRPDLRAAELRLRGSLTTIAATRASYYPALTLTGALGGSSTSLANVLQNPIATLGAGLSMPFLQYRQMDLNIRISQAQYEEAVVSYRQTLYQALADVDNALSARSRYAEQGEQLQAQLDDARTAERLYETRYRLGAVALRIWLDAQESRRAAETALALNRYNRLVNHATLLRVLGGEV; encoded by the coding sequence ATGAGAACCAAGCAACTCAGGCTGGCCGCGATCCCGGCAATACCGTTGGTCGCCGCCCTCGTGCTCGCCGGCTGCGCGACCGGCTCGAAGGAGCCTTACCAGTCGGCCGCCATCAACGTGCCCGCCACCTGGGCCCACGGTTCAGTGGCCAAGCCGTCGGTCGATCCGACGACCGGCGTGGTCACCGCGCCGCGCGACATCCAGGCCCTCACCGGCCGCTGGTGGACCGCCTTCGGCGACCCGACGCTCGACCAGCTGGTCGACGCCGCGATCGCCCGCAACAACGACCTGGCCGCCGCCGGTTTCCGGGTGCGCGCCGCGCAGCTGCAGGCCGGCATCGCGCAGGCCAACCTGCGGCCCACGCTCAGCGGCGGGCTCAACACCGGCGTGTCGCGCGCGCTCGACGGCGGGCCGTCCAGCCGCACCAATACCCTGAGCCTGGGCGCCAGCTACGAGGTCGATTTGTGGAACCGGCTCGGCTCGCTGCGCGACATCGCCCAATGGGAAGCGCAGGCCACCGAGCAAGACCGCGAATCCAGCGCGCAGGCCCTGGCCGGCACCACCGCCACGCTTTATTGGCAGCTGCGTTATCTCGGCCAGCGGGTGGCCGTGGCCCAATCGAGCACCGCCTACGCAGAACGCACGTTGGCCCTGGTGCAGACGCAATTCACCGCTGGCTCGGTATCTCCCCTGGAAGTGGCCGAGGCCAGGCAGACGGTGTCGTCGCAACGCGCCGCACTCGCCCTGCTCGAGCAGCAGCGGGTCGAGGCGGGCAACGCCCTGGCGCTGCTGTTCGACGGCACCCTGCCACCCGTCTTCGGCGAGATCGCGCAGGCACTGCCGACCGGCGCCCTGCCCGCCATTCCCGAAGGCGTACCGGCCGACGTGCTGGCCCGCCGCCCCGACCTGCGCGCAGCCGAATTGCGCCTGCGCGGCAGCCTCACCACCATCGCTGCCACCCGCGCCAGCTACTACCCGGCGCTCACGCTCACCGGCGCGCTCGGCGGCTCCAGCACCAGCCTGGCCAACGTGCTGCAGAACCCGATCGCCACGCTCGGCGCCGGGCTCAGCATGCCGTTCCTGCAATACCGCCAGATGGACCTGAACATCCGCATTTCGCAGGCGCAGTACGAAGAAGCCGTGGTGAGCTACCGACAGACGCTCTATCAGGCGCTGGCCGACGTCGACAACGCCCTGTCGGCACGCAGCCGATATGCCGAGCAAGGCGAGCAACTGCAGGCCCAGCTCGACGACGCCCGCACCGCCGAGCGCCTGTACGAAACCCGTTATCGGCTGGGTGCGGTGGCCCTGCGGATCTGGCTCGATGCGCAGGAGAGCCGACGCGCGGCCGAGACCGCCCTGGCACTCAATCGCTACAACCGGCTGGTCAACCACGCCACGCTGTTGCGGGTGCTCGGCGGCGAGGTCTGA
- a CDS encoding MacB family efflux pump subunit encodes MNTHATSSPIAAAGRPALLELRDLRREFPAGEGTIAVLKDINLEIAAGEMVAIVGQSGSGKSTLMNILGCLDKPTAGSYRVDGRATGALEPDALAALRREHFGFIFQRYHLLGDLTARGNVEVPAVYANTPAEERHERARALLERLGLAERTLHRPGQLSGGQQQRVSIARALMNGGTVILADEPTGALDSASGEEVMKILQELNAEGHTVIIVTHDMQVAAHAGRIIEIRDGVIIDDRATPRARTTPAAELAPRPQAKGGIRAVADRFSEAFGMALLAMNAQRLRTFLTMLGIVIGIASVVAVVALGEGSRQQVLKNISAIGTNTIEIFSGAGFGDTRSAAVRTLVPSDAEALARQPYVDSVTPTITSSLTLRWRNVEATATVNGVGEQYFRVRDVTLAQGSAFGNDSVRLREQVAVIDDNTRKKLFPQTPDPIGQVILLGSVPVRVIGVAAKKDSAFGNSEALNVFVPYTTAMGRIVNQSYLRSITVRVADDASMEAAEQGIGALMEQRHGRKDFYVLNTDSIRQTITATTATLTLLVASIAVISLIVGGIGVMNIMLVSVTERTREIGVRMAVGARQGDIQQQFLIEAVLVCLIGGVLGILLALALGVAVDSAGIDFKLIYSTTSMVAAFACSTLIGVAFGFLPARNAARLDPVEALARE; translated from the coding sequence TTGAACACCCACGCCACCTCCTCACCGATAGCCGCCGCCGGCCGACCCGCCCTGCTGGAACTGCGCGACCTGCGCCGCGAGTTTCCGGCCGGCGAAGGCACCATCGCCGTACTGAAGGACATCAACCTCGAGATCGCCGCCGGCGAAATGGTCGCCATCGTCGGCCAGTCCGGCTCGGGCAAGTCGACACTGATGAACATCCTGGGCTGCCTCGACAAGCCCACTGCCGGCAGCTACCGCGTCGACGGCCGCGCCACCGGCGCGCTCGAGCCCGACGCGCTGGCCGCGCTGCGGCGCGAGCATTTCGGCTTCATCTTCCAGCGCTACCACCTGCTCGGCGACCTCACCGCGCGCGGCAACGTCGAGGTGCCCGCCGTCTATGCCAACACGCCGGCCGAAGAGCGCCATGAACGCGCCCGCGCCCTGCTGGAGCGGCTCGGCCTGGCCGAGCGCACGCTGCATCGTCCGGGGCAGCTCTCCGGCGGTCAGCAGCAGCGGGTGTCCATCGCCCGCGCGCTGATGAATGGCGGCACGGTGATCCTGGCCGACGAGCCCACCGGCGCGCTCGACTCGGCCAGCGGCGAGGAGGTGATGAAGATCCTGCAGGAGCTCAACGCCGAGGGTCACACGGTCATCATCGTCACGCACGACATGCAGGTCGCAGCGCACGCCGGCCGCATCATCGAGATCCGCGACGGCGTCATCATCGACGACCGCGCCACGCCCCGGGCCCGCACCACGCCGGCCGCCGAACTGGCACCGCGCCCGCAGGCCAAGGGCGGCATCCGCGCCGTCGCCGACCGTTTTTCGGAAGCCTTCGGCATGGCCCTGCTGGCGATGAACGCGCAGCGGCTGCGCACCTTTCTCACCATGCTGGGCATCGTGATCGGCATCGCCTCGGTGGTGGCGGTGGTGGCGCTCGGCGAAGGCTCGCGCCAGCAGGTGTTGAAGAACATCTCGGCGATCGGCACCAACACCATCGAGATCTTTTCCGGTGCCGGATTCGGCGACACCCGCTCGGCCGCCGTGCGCACCCTGGTGCCGTCCGACGCCGAAGCGCTGGCGCGTCAGCCCTATGTCGACAGCGTGACGCCCACCATCACTAGCTCGCTCACCCTGCGCTGGCGCAACGTGGAAGCGACGGCCACCGTCAACGGCGTGGGCGAGCAGTACTTCCGGGTGCGCGACGTGACGCTCGCCCAGGGCTCGGCCTTCGGCAACGACAGCGTGCGCCTGCGCGAGCAGGTGGCGGTGATCGACGACAACACCCGCAAGAAGCTGTTCCCGCAGACGCCCGACCCGATCGGCCAGGTGATCCTGCTCGGCAGCGTGCCGGTGCGCGTGATCGGCGTGGCCGCCAAGAAGGACAGCGCCTTCGGCAACAGCGAGGCACTCAACGTCTTCGTGCCCTACACCACCGCCATGGGCCGCATCGTCAACCAGTCCTATCTGCGCAGCATCACCGTGCGCGTGGCCGACGACGCCTCCATGGAAGCCGCCGAGCAAGGCATCGGCGCGCTGATGGAGCAGCGCCACGGCCGCAAGGATTTCTATGTGCTCAACACCGACAGCATCCGCCAGACCATCACCGCCACCACCGCCACGCTGACACTGCTGGTCGCCTCCATCGCGGTGATCTCGCTGATCGTCGGCGGCATCGGCGTGATGAACATCATGCTGGTGTCGGTCACCGAGCGCACCCGCGAGATCGGCGTGCGCATGGCGGTCGGTGCGCGGCAGGGGGACATCCAGCAGCAGTTCCTCATCGAAGCCGTGCTGGTCTGCCTGATCGGCGGCGTGCTCGGCATCCTGCTCGCGCTGGCGCTGGGCGTGGCGGTGGATTCGGCCGGCATCGACTTCAAGCTCATCTACTCCACCACATCCATGGTGGCCGCCTTCGCCTGTTCCACCCTGATCGGCGTGGCCTTCGGCTTTCTGCCCGCACGCAATGCGGCCCGCCTCGACCCGGTCGAGGCGCTGGCCCGGGAATGA
- a CDS encoding efflux RND transporter periplasmic adaptor subunit, translated as MPLRLASWRKRPVRLVLILAVLAAIGWLARHKFFPAPQPPQYVTAPVSRGDLEDAVLATGTLQAFKQVSVGAQVSGQIKTLAVKLGDSVKKGDLIAEIDSLTQQNALRNAEAALANVRAQLAAQRATLLQAELNFRRQQQLLAGEAGSRIDLETAQATYDSAKATAASLQAQITQASVTADTAKVNLGYTRIVSPIDGKVVAIVAQQGQTVNANQTTPTIVKVAQLDTVTVKSQISEADVVKVQPGQKVYFTILGEPDNRYYATLRTVEPAPDSILTDTTTSSSSTSTTSTTAVYYNGLFDVANPQGKLRISMTAQVSIVRGEAKNALTIPTSALGRRGRDGGYTVRVVGADGTAEQRRIKVGINNNVSAEVTEGLAEGDRVVLGDASARDTSQPARRGPPMRM; from the coding sequence ATGCCCCTGCGCCTCGCTTCCTGGCGGAAACGCCCCGTTCGTCTCGTTCTCATCCTCGCCGTGCTCGCCGCCATCGGCTGGCTCGCCCGGCATAAATTCTTTCCCGCACCCCAGCCGCCCCAGTACGTCACCGCGCCGGTCTCGCGCGGCGACCTCGAAGACGCGGTGCTTGCCACCGGCACGCTGCAGGCCTTCAAGCAGGTGAGCGTCGGCGCCCAGGTGTCCGGGCAGATCAAGACATTGGCCGTCAAGCTCGGCGACTCGGTCAAGAAGGGCGACCTCATCGCCGAAATCGACTCCCTGACCCAGCAGAACGCGCTGCGCAACGCCGAAGCGGCGCTGGCCAACGTGCGCGCCCAGCTCGCCGCCCAGCGCGCCACGCTGCTGCAGGCCGAGCTCAACTTCCGCCGCCAGCAGCAACTGCTGGCGGGCGAGGCCGGTTCGAGGATCGATCTGGAAACCGCCCAGGCCACCTACGACAGCGCCAAGGCCACCGCCGCCTCGCTGCAGGCGCAGATCACACAGGCCAGCGTGACCGCCGACACCGCCAAGGTGAACCTCGGCTACACCCGCATCGTCTCGCCGATCGACGGCAAGGTGGTGGCCATCGTCGCGCAGCAGGGCCAGACGGTGAACGCCAACCAGACGACCCCGACCATCGTCAAGGTCGCGCAGCTCGACACCGTCACCGTCAAGTCGCAGATCTCCGAAGCCGACGTGGTGAAGGTGCAGCCCGGCCAGAAGGTCTACTTCACCATCCTCGGCGAACCCGACAACCGCTACTACGCCACGCTGCGCACGGTGGAACCGGCGCCGGACTCCATCCTCACCGACACCACCACGAGCAGCAGCTCCACCTCCACCACCAGCACTACCGCCGTGTACTACAACGGCCTGTTCGACGTGGCCAACCCGCAAGGCAAGCTGCGCATTTCCATGACCGCGCAGGTGTCCATCGTGCGCGGCGAGGCGAAGAACGCCCTGACCATCCCCACTTCCGCGCTCGGCCGCCGTGGCCGCGACGGCGGCTACACGGTGCGGGTGGTCGGCGCCGACGGCACGGCGGAGCAGCGCCGCATCAAGGTCGGCATCAACAACAACGTCAGCGCGGAAGTGACCGAGGGCCTGGCCGAAGGCGACCGCGTGGTGCTGGGCGACGCGTCGGCCCGCGACACCTCGCAGCCGGCGCGACGCGGCCCGCCGATGCGCATGTGA
- the rsmI gene encoding 16S rRNA (cytidine(1402)-2'-O)-methyltransferase, translating into MSASFAPALSAAHDAAGAQHYPAGALYMVATPIGNLADITLRALHLLQTVDAVACEDTRHTGALLRSYGIDRAGVALVAVHRHNESEAAQAVIARLAAGERVAYASDAGTPAVSDPGARLAAAVRAAGHAVVPLPGASSITAALSAAGIVAPGHDDGSFVFAGFLPSKAGERATVLKALGAQARPVILLEAPHRIAELAAALAPLGDRPVTMARELTKQFEEIATVPAQGAAAWVAASSQRSRGEYVVLLHAAPVAADAVAEEGRRVLALLLAEKLPLKSAARLAADITGASRNALYEAGLAARQSEQD; encoded by the coding sequence TTGAGTGCCTCATTCGCCCCTGCCCTGTCGGCCGCCCATGATGCCGCAGGCGCGCAGCACTACCCGGCCGGCGCGCTCTACATGGTGGCCACACCCATCGGCAACCTGGCAGACATCACGCTGCGCGCGCTGCACCTGCTGCAGACCGTCGACGCCGTGGCCTGCGAAGACACCCGGCACACCGGCGCACTGCTGCGCAGCTACGGCATCGACCGCGCCGGCGTGGCGCTGGTCGCGGTGCATCGCCACAATGAATCCGAAGCGGCGCAGGCGGTGATCGCTCGGCTGGCCGCCGGCGAACGCGTGGCCTACGCCAGCGATGCCGGCACGCCCGCGGTGAGCGACCCCGGCGCGCGCCTGGCCGCCGCCGTGCGCGCCGCCGGCCATGCCGTCGTGCCGCTGCCGGGTGCCAGCAGCATCACCGCCGCGCTCAGCGCCGCCGGCATCGTGGCGCCAGGCCACGACGACGGCAGCTTCGTCTTCGCCGGCTTCCTGCCGTCGAAGGCGGGCGAACGGGCCACGGTTCTGAAGGCGCTCGGCGCGCAGGCCAGGCCGGTCATTCTGCTGGAGGCGCCGCACCGCATCGCCGAGCTGGCTGCCGCGCTGGCGCCGCTGGGCGACCGGCCGGTGACGATGGCACGCGAGCTCACCAAGCAGTTCGAGGAGATCGCCACCGTGCCGGCACAGGGCGCGGCCGCCTGGGTGGCGGCCAGCAGCCAGCGCAGTCGGGGCGAATACGTGGTGCTGCTGCACGCCGCACCCGTCGCCGCCGACGCGGTGGCCGAGGAAGGCCGACGCGTGCTCGCACTGCTGCTGGCCGAGAAACTGCCGCTCAAGAGTGCCGCGCGACTGGCGGCCGACATCACCGGTGCCAGCCGCAACGCGCTGTACGAAGCGGGGCTCGCCGCGCGCCAGAGCGAACAGGACTGA